One genomic window of Hyla sarda isolate aHylSar1 unplaced genomic scaffold, aHylSar1.hap1 scaffold_149, whole genome shotgun sequence includes the following:
- the RPP25L gene encoding ribonuclease P protein subunit p25-like protein, whose protein sequence is MENYKKVRVEEKPMEGPFSALSPDIIDMKVKDGSKIRNLMGFAIGKMESENVRQILFSGGGKALSKTITCVEIMKRRVKDLHQISKIFYRQTEEIWEPIVPEVGLDPLTVKRNSPSICVLLSKDPLDTTESGYQAPGDYDSMWIQELKVESKGPKRRKPGMGRGSATGTKQPRPPGGRGGTPKKA, encoded by the coding sequence ATGGAGAACTACAAGAAGGTCCGGGTGGAGGAGAAGCCCATGGAGGGGCCGTTTTCCGCCCTTTCACCAGATATCATCGACATGAAGGTAAAAGATGGCAGCAAAATCCGCAACCTGATGGGTTTCGCTATCGGGAAGATGGAGAGCGAGAACGTGCGGCAGATATTGTTCAGCGGCGGCGGGAAGGCCCTGAGCAAGACCATCACCTGCGTGGAGATCATGAAACGGAGGGTGAAGGATCTTCACCAGATCTCCAAGATCTTCTACCGACAGACTGAAGAGATCTGGGAGCCCATAGTGCCCGAGGTGGGCTTAGACCCCCTCACGGTGAAGAGGAACAGCCCCTCCATCTGCGTCCTGCTCAGTAAGGACCCCTTAGATACCACCGAGTCCGGCTACCAAGCTCCAGGCGACTATGACTCCATGTGGATCCAGGAACTTAAAGTGGAGTCTAAGGGGCCGAAGAGGAGGAAACCGGGGATGGGCCGGGGATCCGCAACCGGAACAAAACAGCCAAGACCTCCCGGGGGGCGAGGGGGGACCCCCAAAAAGGCGTAG